The following DNA comes from Mya arenaria isolate MELC-2E11 chromosome 11, ASM2691426v1.
TTAATCAATTGTAAAGTAATATTTATGGGCAGAATAGTAATttttgcatataaaatatataaatgtttttttgattGACATATAGTTTTGACTTCTGCTTTGGTTGTTTTATGTGAACATTTATATactaaatgaaaatgtattgttCTTAATAAAGTATTGCACAACACTCTCATTTAGTGAAATTAGTCATTGTATTTTAATCTATAAATATTTAggtttgtacattttattttagcaaTAACATGCTGTATCCAAAGGAAGATAAAGAGAGCCGAAATCTTCTGTATGCTGTAAGtattttaattaagaattaTCAAGTTATCCCCTGACCccagatacatgtatgtacatatatgtataaccTAAAAATCTCTTGGCAGGATACACAAGAGAAATACAGTCTAACATTCAATCACGTTTTATTTGGTAATCCCCTAACAGAGTGTCATGATGTATATTTACTCAATCCAAAAACTATTCTACTCTCAAAACATAGTCCTCTCCTTTTATATATATCGTAACATCCAATAAGTCCATAATAATCCAACAATCCCTTAGTTCCACCTAATCCAATATATCCGAAACATCCATTTccgttaaatatatataaatataaaaaaacacaataagttGTAAACAGGTTAACTTTTGGTATGTTAACAGatctatttaaatgtttggattGGTTCATTTTAGGTTATTTGACGATACATATTGACCATTAAAGGttcaatcaataaacattttggctaacttgCACTGATCCATATAACTAACCAGTTTTATGCAATTCATTGCCAATGTACAATTAagctttttcattttatttagcCATTGTAAATAACATTGAATTTTACATAAACTTTGCTGATTTACAATATGCAAGCGTGTacctgcctatacgcgagtacgcagCTGAATCCATATGAttcagacaaaaaaatcagccaaagttgcagtatgcatactattattaaatttaataaatagattaattcatattttagttatttatatcTTTCTGAAAAAAGGTTTAGAAGTTATCTATTTTGCAAAGTTTAAAGACCGTAAAtggtttaagtttatttaagttttacatattttctcttgactctttaaatattttctcttgtctcttaaaacatatcaataatatttattgtgttgtaacaagaacaaaaaaaagGGGTTTTGCTTCTAGACAAGTTTATTTACAGTTGTTATAGCAGGTATTTAGGCTTTTAAAAGATTGATCGTTGcttaatttttgaaaagtatCAACAATAATATGAGCCCCAAATTGAATTAATGGTACATCAAAAAACCCTAACTAGGTTAAAGGTTAAAAATTAAGaccaaagaaatatttaattaaagagtaagaccatttgaaaatgttaagcatatatatttgaaatacattttctttttcagtgCAGAAACTGTGACTACCAACAAATTGCAGAAAACCCTTGCATATATGTGAACAAAATCACTCATGAAGTGGAGTAAGTATTGTTAAACTGTCACATATTTTGCCTATTAACCAAGGGCTTCCACTTAGAATTTGAGAATGGAATTTTGAACTTTATTGCCAtgaattttagattttttttttgaaatgtggTTTAAATCTCATAAACACTAAGAACGTTTCCGTTTATTATGATAAGAATTCAAATAATGTGCaaccaaaatttatttcaaacaattctttttaatacaagccttattgcaaaataatgcaataaagtAGCATTGGGGCTACTAAGGGGTTGATATATCTTCACATTTTGAAGTTTTACCCAAAATAATGGAAGTTTTTATACTTCCAAGGACTCAATTTTGGAACTTTAAGTCCATTTTAGGGAGTTATATACTTATAAACTTTTCTTAATGACTTCCTTAAGGCCTGCTTAAATAGACTCTGTTACAAATCTAGGGGTGTTGGCAGTAATGTTTTAACTAAAGGAAATTAAAGAATGACTCACATTTTCTAAGGTCTTGCTGGCCGTTCATCTCTTGGGAAAAATGTAACAACATAttggttgttaatatttaaaattttaatcaaTGAATTTAATGGTTTTTTTGTCTAATacaaatcatattttgtttttggatAAACTGAAGGCATCATTTTTATAATCGAGATATTTTGAAAGCATATAggcattgatattttataaactgtGACAGGTtagttgtaaatgtaaaactatGTTTTATAGTGAGCTGACCCAGATTATCGGTGATGTTATCGCTGACCCTACACTGCCTCGGACAGATGACCATCCATGTCCAAGATGCGGTCACAAGGAATCCGTCTTCTTCCAGTCTCACAGTACCCGTGCTGAGGTTTGTTTGTTAATCCAATCTTAATATGGTATGGATTACATTCATggattatgaaacaagttaaacaaaattgtgcCTTAGTGTTTTACAAGGCTTTTTTAAATTACCCAGAGCTGCCATATATATGGCTCCACaattggaatttaaaaaaaaattgtttttaagacTGTAGTttaatgttcatgaaaatataagGGTATAAgtcatttttccaaaaaaaatgggaaaaaacaGCCTTAACAAAGGACTCATTTTAAACCAATGTTTATATGAGAATATAAGAGGTGTGTGGGTGGgagtgtgtggggggggggaggggggtgcATCCCAAATTTCCTATGCGCTATTAACTCATGACAAAGATGATATGTCAGATATATATGACTAAGGTGCCCTTTGATGAAAGTGTAGACAGTGACACACTTCAGTTGTGCcctttttcgaaaacaaactaatgactttgtttttcttgttagtcattctaaaatgctgtccaggcttctttttttttaatgatgcaTGTCCAGGCAACCAAAaaacggcattttagaatgactactcTTCTTGTTAGAAACAATAAATTGCTATGGTAAATCATGTTATTCTAGCTTCAAAAACTGTCTTAAAGAATGTCTCAGTGACAACCTGCAAAACCCACCGGTTGCCATTCCAGAAGTTAAATGAATGTGCTGGTCTGGTTTGCAGATTGTTGATTTTAGTCTGGAACTTtacctttaatttttttttaagaaaatcatcTTTGACTTTTCAGGATGATTTAAAAGTTTGATTATTTAGCTTTTGAGCTTAAGGCATGTATTTGGCttttaatttatgataataGTCTATTATGAATTAAGGCTTAAATTGAAGGTTCAAATGAGCTTTGTGTTTTTTACAGGAGGGAATGCGGCTCTACTATGTGTGTACTAACAGCCAATGTATTCATCGCTGGACTGAATGATCGCTTTGTGGATATTTGTATTGTTCATTATTCCTCACAGACAGTTTCATTTTAGCATTTGTCATGTTGTTTTCTAATctgtaatgataataattacaTAAGTTGtgatttttggtattgaaaATGAGGACTgtcatttaattgtaaaatgtgtcctattttttactattttgttttattgttttcatcaccGATAGtagtaaaattgaaatgaaacaatttttggaatggaaagaaacaaaacaaattccattttcattgagtcaattaaaaaaataatacatgtaaaacgTTTTGTAGTCCTTTTTTGTTggtgtattaaaataaaaatgaaggtTTTGGTTCCAGAATGGTATTCTTGTagtgaattgtttttttttgtgacgATATGATCTGGGCAGTGAAGGAGAGTACATGTAATATCACAAAAGATCATAATGCATGAAAGGTTGACCAGAGGCTTTAGGGGTCACCTttttattataagttattttttaaaactgtaagGGCAATTTCATGgaaataaacatattctgaTATAGAATAATGAAACTGaatgatattgtttgtatttattactCCGTGTGATCAACAGATCACCCATTTTATCAGTAGATCCAAGGTCAAGGAAACAGTCAAATTGAGAGAAAATGGTCACATGATTTTATAAATCATGCTTGTCTTGGTACACAGTAGTCTAATTCAGAACAAGCCTGCATGACCTGCACTTGTAAAATGCTTTTGGGCTTTAAAAAAGCCGAAATTTATGAAGCAGGGcctttttttaattctattacGTCATACTATTTCCGGAATCAAATGAGATGTGCAGTGACCGTATAGTAATCAATCAGTGCGCTGTTGTAACTCGTACAGTGAAGACCTATTCACTGAGTTACACTCGACCGTGACGAAGTTTGCTTCGTCGATGTATTCTTAGGAATACAGTTATACTTCTAATATTTGAAACTATTTGgtagtttcttttttattaaagaatagAAGTTTTTCAAGATATATAACTAATATTCGTATTAGTTTAATTTTGTTCTGTTCGCAGAAGTATTTTAACACGTATCGTAAAATTTTACGACATCGTTTCTTTGCTATTTCCGGCATTGCCGAAAATATCCCCTCGTGTGTAATGGCGGACAAAGAAGTCCAAATTTCGAAGAATGCTGCGGCTTCGGCCGTTTCTAGTGGAAAGAAAACGTCGACAATGTCGACGAAGATTCCACTTGAAAAAGCGGGCTCTTCAACTACTCAAAGTAGCTCAAAACCCTCTCAGAAAGACAGTAATGGCGGAAAAATGAATGAGGTGCTTGAGATACTGCGAGTACTCAACTCGAATGTGAATGCACAAAATGCCCGTCTTGATAAGCAAGAGAAGTGtataaatgacattatgaaCTCTGAGTGGCCCGATGAGGGTCAACATGACATTGATGTTCCGTATGAACAAGATGAGTTTGAGGGACAATTTCAGTCTGAATCCTTCGGGGAAAGTTTCAGTGAAACGACAGAGAATCAGTCGAAATCTATTTTCAAGAAACTGTTTGACAAGTTTCAGCAAAGTGAAGTAGTAGATGCGGAGGTACATTCAGATTTAGCAAATCTGGTAAACAGTTCATTCAGAAATGGTTTGTCGGAGGAAAATCTAGAAGAAATTctcaaacaaatacacagaCCGCAAAATTGTGACTCTCTTGTAAAGACGCGGGTAAACCAAGGTATCTGGCGCTTGCTTAAAAGTTTCACACAGGCAGAAGATAGTAGGTTAAGTTCACTTCAAGGTGTACTTTTGAAGGCATCGGTGAATGTTGTAAAGCTTGTGGAAAAGCTGGGAACAGCTGAAAGTGAAACAGACTCTGAGCATGTTGAACTAGGCACCACAGCCATTGCTCTCCTTGGCCACgctaacaaaatgataaattcaaagAGAAAAGAACTTCACAAAGCAGACTTGGACTATAAGTACCACTATTTGACTTCGGCATCTTTGCCCTACACTGATTTACTGTACGGCAATGACAATGACGTGAATAATAACGTCAGAGAAATCAATAACATGAACCGAATTGGTAAAGCCACAGGCCGTGGTGGAGGTCCGATGAGAGGACGGGGCCGAAGAGGGTTTAACCCATACAATTTGAGAGGCCGAGGCTTCCGTGGTCGTGGTCGTGGTGGTTTTCAAGCCCGCACAGAATCCCAATCCATGACAAAAAACGGCAAATTTCCACAGAAGAAGTAGATCAGGTCAGTACCTTTCGTGCAGGTAGATTACAAGATTATGTCAAAAATTGGAGAAAAATTACAAGTGATGAGaatgttttagatattattgaacattgccatattgatttataaaaggGGAAAACCCAAAAAACTCAATCTGTTACAGAAGTAATTTTTCGAAAACAGAAGAGCATGTGATTAGCcaagaaattgaaaatttattggAAATGCAAGTCATTGTAGAGGTTTGTCACCATCcaaatgaatatatttctccaatttttgtcataccaaaacgTTCTGGTGAATACCGGATGATTCTCAATCTTAAAAATCTCAACAAATATGTTGAATaccatcattttaaaatggacacCTTTGAATCTGCATTAAAATTGGTAAAACCAAATACGTTTTTTGCTAGCACTGAAATCAGACATGGGTATTACAGTGTACCAATTGCAGTTGAAGATCAAGTCAAGTTGAGATTTATTCATCTTGGTAAGATATACCAGTATCGAGCCCTGCCAAATGGTATTTCCTGTGCGCCAAAACAATTCACAAAAATGATGAAGCCAGTTTATGCATCTCTGCGCATGATGGGACACAAAAATTCAGGTTATATTGATGATTCACTGTTAATGGGTGATACATATTCTGAATGTGAGCAAAATGTTCATGATACTGTCAATCTCATGGCGAAGTTAGGATTCATGATTCATGAAACAAAATCGGTAATTGTTCCAActagaaaaataacatttcttgGTAATGATATTGATTCAGAAAAAATGGTGGTAACGTTACCATCAGAAAAAGTGGAAAAAAATAGTCCAATCATGCACAGATTTGCAAAAACAGGATAGAGCAAAAATTAGAGATGTTGCTAGGATTTTGGGTCTTTTGGTGTCATCCTTTTCGGCTGTTGAGTTTGGTCCATTGTTTTACAGAACTATTGAATGTGCAAAAATTCAAGCACTTCAACACCATGCTGGTGATTATGAGTCTATGATGTCTATCacagaaagtataaaaaatgaactCTCATGGTGGATTCAAAATCTTTCTCACCAAAATAGACAGATTATACATGGAAATCCAGATCTCATAATCACCACAGACGCTAGTTCTTTTGGATGGGGTGCTGTTTCAGAGAATGAAAGTATTGGTGGCCGATGGGATGATACTGAGATTCAGAATCTTATCAATGTCTTGGAATTGTTTGCTGCAAGCCATGCTCTCAAGTCATTTTGTAAGACAAAATCAAACATCCATGTACAAATACGTTCTGACAACTCGTGTACTGTTGCATATATTTGTCATATAGGTGGTAAAATAGAACAACTTAACAACATTGCAAAGCATATGTGGCTCTGGAGTAAGGATAGAGCAATTTGGCTTTCAGCAACACATGTTCCTGGAATTGCAAACGAGGCAGATTTTAGTTCAagacattttaatgaaaatgttgaatGGAAACTAGCAGAATCTGTTTTTTCAGAAGCCGTGAATTGTTTTGGTTTGCCGGAAATTGACATGTTTGCTTCTCGTTTGAATAGGCAATTGGATCGATTTGTTTCATGGAAACCAGATCCAGATGCAGAAGCAGTTGATGCTTTTTCTGTGGATTGGAATGGTAGATACATATATGCCTTTCCTCCTTTCAGGTGTGTGGCACAAGTAATTCAGAAAGTGAGGCAGGACAGAGCAGAGGCCTTGCTGGTGGCACCTTTTTGGATAACACAGAATTCTTTCACCAGTATTCTGGAAATGTTGACTCACGATCCATTCATTCTGAAAGTGGACCAGGACACATTGAAATTACCACAAACATTGAAAGTGCATCCTTTAGTCAACAAACTACATCTAATGCTATGTCGTATATCCGGAGATCCTATGAAAAGCGAAACTTATCTGAAAAGTATATTAATATCATCATGGCCTCATGGAGAAAGACTACACAGAAGCAATATTCCACGTACATTAACCGATGGATTCACTTCTGTCGTGAAAGGGAAATTGATCCACTTCAAACCCCTATAGAGTACTGCATAGAATTTCTAACTGAACTATATGATTCAGGATTGAGATATGAAACATTAAATACTGCAAGAAGTGCTGTATCAagtttatgtaaaaaacaaaatggttatAATGTGGGAAGCCATCCATTAGTTATACGTTTTCTCAGTGGTGTTTATAACTTGCGTCCAACTAAACCAAAATACAAAGAGACATGGGATGTGTCAAAAGTTCTGTGTTATTTGAAAGCTCTGACACCAGCAAGACAGTTGTCATTAAAGATGCTATCTTACAAGCTAGTTATGCTTATAGCTTTGACTCAGGCAAGTCGAAGCCATTCTATTTCTTTGTTGACACTTGATAATATGATGAAAGACAGTGAGTCTTATGTGTTACACTACTTTGGGCTGTTGAAACAGTCAAGGAAAGGAAAAGTTAATCCGATCCTAAAATTGAACAGATATACGCTAGATAGCGAAATTTGTGTATATAGTACTATTGCAGAATATATTGAACAAACTAGTGGGTTACGTAATGGTGTTAGACAGTTGATAATAAGTTATATTAAACCACACAAACCTGTGGTTTCAACAACTATAAGTCGGTGGATAAAATTTGTGTTGAAAAGTTCTAGCattgatattgataaatatagCTCTCACAGCACAAGAAGTGCTGCTTCATCGAAAGTGAAAGCAAGCGGActtccaataaaaaataatgaaattagcTGGTTGGTCCACAGATACAACGTTTGCCAGATTATATGACAAGCCCCTGGAGAGAGAAAGTTGTTGCTCCTTCCAGGTTGTTGTTTTACAGTAAACAGGTACCCATTTTTCtacgaatattcgatgtttttgaaTAAGTGCCTGTACGAGATTGCGCAAGTCATTTTTTGTTTGCGTTGAAATCTCATTTGATTCCGGAAATAGTATGACGTAATAGAAATCCCCAAACAAACGAGACTTACCTGTAAGTAGAAGTTGGGTTGGGATTCTATTAGTCATATTTCTATTGAGGGGATCAAATGCCCACCGCATTAGGTTCTTGGAAGGTTTTTGATCTGAACCCACCCCTTTTTACCTCTTACTGTTGGGAAAGggagttaatttatttttgatccCTCAATGGTTTGGGACAAATATTCCTTGCGCTTTGGCGGTTAATACTGATTGATTACTATACGGTCACTGCACATCTCATTTGATCCCCTCAATAGAAATATGACTAATAGAATCCCAACCCAACTTCTACTTACAGGTAAGTCTCGTTTGTTTGGGGGAATTTTATGTTGAGCAAAAAAGTAAGTATTCAGTTGTTCATTCATCAGTCGATTTCAAGTCTGGGTAGGAGTTGGTTGGTGGATAGGAAACAGGTCTTGCAACTCGCCTCTGGTGTTGGACATTTTGTCTTTGTATAGCATCATAAATGGATTTTCAAAATTGACAGACACAACTGAAGCACGAACAAACAACATACGATTGTCCAGTTAGCGCTCATTGGCCCATTTTCACAAATATAGCGAGTCTGAGTTTGActcattaattttgttgtaatattaaaatgcttttaCAGGAGTAAATATGGTCAAAAGTGCTGTaactgttataaataatatgtcCTACAATCGGTCAcgcatcttttgtcaaaattagtcATGGCATAgatattttggaaaatttaagcatgcagttttttttttccttccATCTTAATCTCTGATGTAAGTGAACACAGCCCCAGCTGAACACTAAAGTATCCTTGGTTTGATTCCCTCCATGTATTTTAGATTGGTTGATAACTAACCAAGTGGGAAGAGAGAGTTTTCAACGGCCACACCAGTTACCCCCACAACATGAGATCCCACGCTCACAAAACATCGTGCCAACCAGCATCacttaacatatgttttatacagTCGAATCCTGTTGGCTTGAACAATGTGACCGGCAAAAACACCTTAAGCCTatgaaaattcgagccaagcatgATTGCTTACCTACAGTAAAAAGCAATCGGTTACAGTTTACATCAaattcgagccaatgaggattTCGGACCAAGCGATTTTGAGCTTTTGAGATTCGACTGTACCTTTCTTCACGATCattgtaaaatacattattagataaagtttaaactatTACAACTCGTTCAAGCGATTGAAGATTTATTTATCCATGAAGAAAGCGGCATGATGCATATAGTTACAGATGACAAAAAACACTGTTCAAATGAACGACAATCTTATCCTTAGCAAACAATAAGTTTAACACCAGTATGGCATTGAACATGAAGCAGCAACATAAGTAATATCTATGTTTAgtatatattcataaatcatAATCTATATAAGGAAATTCAATGTAACAaacacaactctgtgataatgATATCAATTCACTGTTCCTAAATTCTTTACATACAAGTCCATTCATAATTGTTTGACATactgaaatattcacttttcaCTTTATCACTCGAAATAAAGCTAACCTGTACAGTCATGAGCAGcttcaaagtttatttatatgttatgaatacaattcattttcatttattgataatatgCCTTATGTACATGCAGCAAGCTTATGTCAGTGGTTTCTAACAGCTGTTAAATGTCAATCTTGAAAAAAGGGAGTCTGTTTTGGTATGAGGGATTAATGCCTATAGCAGGGTCAAGAGGCTTAGACCcctttgaaattgtttatatttatttaaagatatttcctACTGCTTTTGATGTACATTTCTGAgctaaaaatagtatttacaACTGAATTGTACGAAGTCAAAAGCTCTCAATTTTCAGAATTAATCCTGGATTTAAGAAACCCATATAAATATAGATGGACAGTCctggctccaatttctcgaaactcattaagtcccttataacagggttaagctaagctcactatttttgtttttcaataatttgcataatatttacttctttaagagtttttatacctTGAATAGGaattatgattatgatgatcgcaaattaccatttttcatgtatcaaaattcaatttcagtatgtattttatCTAATTCAAATAAGCTACCTAAGCCTAGCTGTTAaccttaagaagtttcgagaaattggggcctgttgtTTAAGAAACCTGTAGTGAATATGACTGGCTTCACTTCTAACCGAGAACATGTCTTCTGAAACTCAGTATAAATACGTGTTCGTTTAAACAACATACTTATTATGCCTGACCCTGATCCATTATCTACACGTGGACTACCCCAATagcacaaaaaaatgttttataattaaacatgattttttttgtatcatataATAGTAGATATTAATGACATAGTAACAGTTGCATTTATGTACAGTGTATTCAGTTGCACACGTTTACACTGCATTAaaatgggattttaataaagtaCTTAAGGCTCTAAAGATGATGGAGATTAGGACAGATGTGGTTTTGTTTTCCAGTCTTATTTGATCAGAAACAATATTATATAGACACTTAAGGgaaaattaaacacaataatgcatGCGTTACAGACGTGTAATCATAAAGAACTATTTGTAATTTCACCCGAATCCTTCATATAATAAGTCTTTATTCTAAGCTTTTTCCCCCCTTAGTGGGGGCTACAAGATACACTAGTTGAcgattaaataaattttaaacaagcaCTAATGATATAACCTAAATACTACATTCTACAGTTGCTGTCTGCGTAAACTGAAGataaaataaacttcattttGAGTCCGCTAGACATAATATAGTCCACTTACAACAGCAtctaatataaatacatgaaatttatGTATGACTAAGTGAGAAATACCagaaacaacttaaaataatataattcaaaagaaTTTCACAGCATTGTTAATCATTTATAGTTGTaaagatataaattaattaagtaTTTTCAATACCTtgtaatataaagaaaaacaacaagtgtaaataaaaatagtgtAACACATTTATACCCTACTTTTGTAGTGTTAATATTGCACAGTTGTCTAACTTGGTTAACCTTAAAACACTTTAGCCGAAATGTACTTAATTTAAATCGAAGAAgcaattaaatgttattgaGATTTAGTTATTTATAATCGAGGTTGCGAAACATTTCTTGTACGAGTACTTGTAGACTACTTTTAGTGCACAATGTTTACATGCCAATTCCTGAAGACtatcccaggggattttgacatatttctttTCCAGAAAAAAAGGGGGATTTTGACTTTTCCCCCAGAATTCCAGAGgattttgccatttttttcCCAGAGAAAAGGGggattttgaccttttttcacCCAGAATTTCAggggattttgacatttttttaccaGAATTCCAGGgcattttaacctttttttcaCCAGAATTCCAGGGGATTCTGACATTAGACCAGTGAATTTTGATCAATCAACACAGTGCTACTGAGAGACTTGATTTTTaccagaattattttatttatacttttgcATAAATTGCTCTAATTTTTGGGAGACCCTGTGATCAGTACATgtcatttacaaatattatgtaCTTGCAAAAAGAACTATTTcatggaaaattatttgtttggtCAACAGAATGGGTTATGCAATAATCAGTAAGCCTTCAAGTTGATTCAATTCTTTTTTCTGCAAATGACTTTAAGCGAAGTTTAAATACTAATTTGCAAAGTGACTTAAAACGTGactgcatttttttatgtacataGAGCTACAAGTTAATGTTCACATTGTGTTTCGCAACTTAACAACTTAATCttgtatacatttttctatAGCAAGtacacaacatatatatatatataataatattaattatttaatcaattttgaGCCAGAAAACAACCTTTTTGTGATAACAATAGGATACAAATTAGGTTATTTCTTTGgttgtatgaaataaaatagtttagGCACTTTCTGTGCAGCTTACATggagaaaatagaaaaaaacaacataattattgtgCGTCTGAACTTGTTGACTGCCACAAAAGCATAAATGTTGACTGCAGCCACATAATTAGGAAGTCATGATTCCGGTTGATGGATTTATCTTGAGAACCATTTGGTTGTAAAATTAAGCAGGATACAACATTTTTAGGTAACCATTAGAAAGCAAGGCAATTTCAACGACTTAATGTACAATAGTAAGACAGTAGACAAAAAATTGTTTATGCAACATGTACACAGGAATG
Coding sequences within:
- the LOC128209428 gene encoding DNA-directed RNA polymerase II subunit RPB9-like codes for the protein MDLYDQHDDGPGFVGIKFCKECNNMLYPKEDKESRNLLYACRNCDYQQIAENPCIYVNKITHEVDELTQIIGDVIADPTLPRTDDHPCPRCGHKESVFFQSHSTRAEEGMRLYYVCTNSQCIHRWTE
- the LOC128209157 gene encoding uncharacterized protein LOC128209157, which translates into the protein MNSEWPDEGQHDIDVPYEQDEFEGQFQSESFGESFSETTENQSKSIFKKLFDKFQQSEVVDAEVHSDLANLVNSSFRNGLSEENLEEILKQIHRPQNCDSLVKTRVNQGIWRLLKSFTQAEDSRLSSLQGVLLKASVNVVKLVEKLGTAESETDSEHVELGTTAIALLGHANKMINSKRKELHKADLDYKYHYLTSASLPYTDLLYGNDNDVNNNVREINNMNRIGKATGRGGGPMRGRGRRGFNPYNLRGRGFRGRGRGGFQARTESQSMTKNGKFPQKK